A single genomic interval of Chrysemys picta bellii isolate R12L10 chromosome 8, ASM1138683v2, whole genome shotgun sequence harbors:
- the LOC135973088 gene encoding uncharacterized protein LOC135973088 yields MQSSPAVMAVQSVNRKRAPAWTDREVLDLTAVWGDESVLSELRSKRRNAKIYEKISKAMAERGYSRDATQCRVKIKELRQGYQKTKEANGHSGSHPQTSRFYEALHSILGAAATTTPPVTVDSEDGIVSTAGSSDMLGDGEDEEGDEEGEAVGSAHNADFPDSQDLFITLTEIPYEASPAVTPDTESGEGSATPSATVSQPSLESHSQRLARIRRRKKRTWEDMFSELMACSQAQAAQQTQWRENLTRMHQANMDREERWRQEDQQATQTLLGLLREQTDTLRRLVDVLQERRQEDRAPLQSISNRPPPPPSPIPTSPKVQRRRGGRVPANSHSTPAESSSSRRLSFPKI; encoded by the exons atgcagagctctccagcagtgatggccgtgcagtctgtgaatagaaagagggccccagcatggactgatcgggaagtcttggatctcaccgctgtgtggggcgatgagtccgtgctttccgagctgcgatccaaaagaaggaatgcaaagatctacgagaagatctctaaagccatggcagagagaggatacagccgggatgcaacgcagtgccgcgtgaaaatcaaggagctgagacaaggctaccagaagaccaaagaggcaaacggacactccggatcccatccccagacatcccgtttctacgaggcactgcattccatcctcggtgcggccgccaccactaccccaccagtgaccgtggactctgaggatgggatagtgtccacggccggttcctcggacatgttaggggacggggaagatgaggaaggagatgaggagggcgaggcagtcggcagcgctcacaacgctgatttccccgacagccaggatctcttcatcacccttacagagatcccctacgaagcgtccccagccgttaccccggacacagaatctggggaaggatcagcca ccccatctgcgactgtctcacaacctagcctggaatcacactcccagaggctagcgcggattaggcgtaggaagaagaggacatgggaggacatgttctctgagcttatggcctgttcccaagcccaggcagcacagcagacccagtggcgggagaacttgacccgaatgcaccaagccaacatggatcgggaggagaggtggcggcaggaagaccagcaggcgactcaaacgctgcttggactactgagggagcaaacggacacgctccggcgccttgtggatgttctgcaggaacggaggcaggaggacagagccccgctgcagtccatctctaaccgccctcccccaccaccaagtcccatacccacctcacccaaagtgcaaagaaggagaggcggcagagtccctgctaactctcactccacccctgcagagagctctagtagcagaaggctctcatttcccaaaatttga